A genomic window from Silene latifolia isolate original U9 population chromosome 11, ASM4854445v1, whole genome shotgun sequence includes:
- the LOC141613325 gene encoding protein FAR1-RELATED SEQUENCE 5-like, with protein MDADSTDINMQTVFASLEAGIKFYEVYARACGFTPRKHSTKTLGGGVAHQKFVVCNRQGFREYKPKQRHRTKDDENMGDGSSTAITVTRRVKITRIGCRAYVRFALLHGLDGPTMIDEFSEVHNHRLTSVCNRDLDKISRSLDMFQKTLILDNSKLNIGAGLTFRQVKELINGYENIGATLIDFKNFQRDIKCYIGLRDADLFIDRLEKLKVTQPQFYFAYDVDPQNRLTKFFWADATCIRNYSFFGDVVSFDPTYGTNKYDMVFTPFTGVNHHRKSVLITTRG; from the exons ATGGATGCAGATTCTACCGACATTAACATGCAAACAG TTTTCGCCTCCCTTGAGGCTGGAATCAAGTTCTACGAGGTTTATGCTCGGGCATGTGGATTTACCCCTCGGAAGCACAGTACGAAAACACTAGGAGGTGGTGTTGCACACCAAAAATTCGTAGTCTGCAACCGTCAAGGGTTCAGGGAATATAAACCGAAACAGCGTCACAGAACCAAGGATGATGAGAATATGGGTGATGGTTCGTCCACAGCTATTACAGTTACACGGCGAGTTAAAATCACAAGAATTGGATGCCGAGCGTACGTCAGATTTGCCCTTCTACATGGCCTTGATGGCCCAACTATGATTGACGAGTTTTCTGAAGTCCACAATCATCGTCTAACCTCTGTCTGTAACAGAGATCTCGATAAGATTTCACGATCCCTTGATATGTTCCAGAAGACGCTTATCTTGGACAACTCCAAGTTGAATATTGGCGCTGGGTTGACCTTTAGACAGGTTAAGGAACTTATCAATGGGTATGAAAATATCGGTGCTAcattgatagattttaagaactttcaaagAGATATCAAGTGCTACATTGGGTTAAGAGATGCTGACCTTTTCATCGATCGACTCGAGAAACTCAAAGTGACCCAACCCCAGTTCTACTTTGCCTATGATGTTGATCCGCAAAACCGTCTAACAAAGTTCTTTTGGGCTGATGCTACATGTATTAGAAACTACTCATTCTTTGGGGATGTTGTGAGCTTCGACCCTACTTACGGAACcaacaagtatgatatggtttttacaccattcaCAGGTGTTAATCACCACAGAAAGTCGGTGTTGATCACCACACGAGGATGA